In one window of Terriglobales bacterium DNA:
- a CDS encoding ACT domain-containing protein: FFSVTRTQEELSIVCAEEQVPAGAKRSARFATLKLHGPFAFTETGVVSSFVAPLAQAGVPVFVVSTFDTDHVLVPEESLETALGALKKAGHEIVG, encoded by the coding sequence TTCTTCTCGGTCACGCGCACCCAGGAAGAGCTCTCTATCGTGTGCGCCGAAGAGCAGGTGCCGGCGGGGGCGAAGCGTTCGGCACGCTTCGCGACTCTGAAATTGCACGGCCCCTTCGCCTTCACGGAGACCGGGGTGGTGAGTTCCTTCGTGGCGCCGCTGGCCCAGGCAGGCGTGCCGGTGTTCGTGGTCTCCACCTTCGACACGGATCATGTGCTGGTGCCGGAGGAGTCGCTTGAAACGGCCTTGGGAGCGCTGAAGAAGGCCGGGCACGAGATTGTGGGCTAG